The window ATGAAGCTAAAGAAACTTTAGAAAAAAACTGAAATTGCTCTCAAAAGAATTAAAGATAAATCTCCTATAAACTTATATGAGTTTTATTTATTGGATAAAGCACTTATTAATGTCAAAGATAATAATTTGTCCGAGGCGAGAAAAAACTTCGACTTGGCTTATTCTCAGCCAAATTTAGATAGAATTGTTATCAAAGAAATTCTAGTGAATAGATTGCAAGCTAATATAGATACACCCACAGAGCAATTAAAATTTTCGAAAATCATTTCTGATATTACCAATTCTCAAATTACAGTTACAAAAAATTTAACAATAAAAGAAACCACTAAAGATAAAAACAGTATAAAAGAAAAGAAAGAAGACATTAAGCTAAATCTTATCATTTTTATTTTTATTATCATCGTATTGATCATTTGTGCTATTTTTATTTTTAGAGCAAGGAATAAAAAATAAAATTAAGATATCAAAAAATCATTAAGGAGCTTGAAAATCCGCTTTCAGAGCCTACTATTTTTTCAGAATCCCAAGCAACTGAAAGTGATCCCTCAAAGGAAAAAATCTTAATAAGCGAGGAGACAGAAAGAGAAATTCTAAAAAAACTGGACGCTTTTGAAAAGAAAAGACTTTATACAACTAAAGGAATTTCTGCTGCACAAATGTCTGTAATGCTCAAAACAAATACGAAATATCTTAATTACATTATAAAAAAATATAGGAATTCGGATTTTTACAACTACATCAATACTCAACGGATCAATTATATTGTGAAAGAACTTCACGATAATCCTCATTTACTACAATATAAGATTTCTGTATTAGCTGATATGTGTGGCTACAATTCTCATAGCCAATTTGGGAGTATTTTTAAATCAATTAAGAATATTTCTCCCAGCCAGTATATTAGTTTTTTAACTGAAGAACAGAAAAATAAATCTTAA of the Chryseobacterium capnotolerans genome contains:
- a CDS encoding helix-turn-helix domain-containing protein; protein product: MLKTNTKYLNYIIKKYRNSDFYNYINTQRINYIVKELHDNPHLLQYKISVLADMCGYNSHSQFGSIFKSIKNISPSQYISFLTEEQKNKS